One genomic region from Actinocatenispora thailandica encodes:
- a CDS encoding helix-turn-helix domain-containing protein — MWEAVGIPNTDARIYEALIPRGQSTVAELAERAGFSAAQTARSLARLSRRGLVTRLPGRPARFSAAEPSLAGSVLIAKREDELHRLQDHLSTLDDRFRTERGRGHPADHLEVIEGSTAVWRTFVRVQRAAQDQIRAIDKPPYFVPPGEHGDDGPNLEERRHLREGRAGYRVIYDHETIALPGRLENIWDGVRLGERARVCANTPVKLVLSDRKLAVLAAPDDLAAGIAFLVHPSTLLDVLTELFEALWDKATPLHQPVGDGAAGLADRDRQILGLLAVGATDAAIARNFGWSIRTVQRNIHRLMTELGATTRFQTGMEAVRRGWL; from the coding sequence GTGTGGGAAGCGGTCGGCATTCCGAACACCGACGCGAGGATCTACGAGGCGCTGATCCCGCGCGGCCAGTCCACGGTCGCCGAGCTGGCCGAACGGGCCGGCTTCTCCGCCGCCCAGACCGCGCGCTCGCTCGCCCGGCTCAGCCGCCGCGGCCTGGTCACCCGGCTGCCCGGCCGGCCGGCGCGGTTCTCGGCGGCGGAACCGTCGCTGGCCGGTTCGGTCCTGATCGCCAAGCGCGAGGATGAGCTGCATCGCCTGCAGGACCACCTCAGCACCCTCGACGACCGGTTCCGGACCGAGCGGGGTAGGGGGCATCCGGCCGACCACCTGGAGGTGATCGAGGGGTCGACCGCGGTGTGGCGCACCTTCGTCCGGGTACAGCGCGCCGCGCAGGACCAGATCCGCGCCATCGACAAGCCGCCGTACTTCGTGCCGCCCGGCGAACACGGCGACGACGGCCCGAACCTGGAGGAGCGGCGCCACCTGCGCGAGGGGCGGGCGGGCTACCGCGTCATCTACGACCACGAGACGATCGCGCTGCCGGGCCGGCTGGAGAACATCTGGGACGGCGTCCGGCTCGGCGAGCGGGCCCGGGTGTGCGCCAACACACCGGTCAAGCTGGTACTCAGCGACCGCAAGCTCGCGGTGCTGGCCGCGCCCGACGACCTGGCCGCCGGCATCGCGTTCCTGGTCCACCCCTCGACCCTGCTGGACGTGCTGACCGAGCTGTTCGAAGCGTTGTGGGACAAGGCAACTCCGCTGCACCAACCGGTCGGCGACGGGGCCGCCGGGCTGGCCGACCGGGACCGCCAGATCCTCGGGCTGCTCGCCGTCGGCGCCACCGACGCCGCGATCGCGCGCAACTTCGGCTGGAGCATCCGCACCGTGCAGCGCAACATCCACCGGCTGATGACCGAGCTGGGCGCGACCACCCGTTTCCAGACCGGCATGGAGGCCGTCCGCCGCGGCTGGCTCTGA
- a CDS encoding helix-turn-helix domain-containing protein: protein MSELEIPPPGNVDDRLAAVGALRRLADRLEDNAVEEAMRAGWSWPQVAEALGITRQAVYKKHAKRLMAAGVTLRRRSG from the coding sequence GTGTCCGAGCTGGAGATACCGCCGCCGGGAAACGTCGACGACCGGCTGGCCGCCGTCGGCGCGCTGCGCCGACTCGCCGACCGGTTGGAGGACAACGCCGTCGAGGAGGCGATGCGCGCCGGCTGGAGCTGGCCGCAGGTCGCCGAGGCGCTCGGCATCACCCGGCAGGCGGTCTACAAGAAACACGCCAAGCGGCTGATGGCCGCCGGAGTCACCCTACGGAGGCGATCTGGATGA
- a CDS encoding Clp protease N-terminal domain-containing protein: MSDVDTTLTWLLDTGTEHARADGSGTLEAHHVLLALADDPTTAPLLAAAGLDHAALHRALDREFTTSLAAAGVGAGTTGLPRPAVRTGSIGLGASTKLAMERGFAAATRKRDVTAAHVLLGILTAEVGTVPRALALAGVDRAALAQQVRDVIEARRAGR, encoded by the coding sequence ATGAGCGACGTCGACACCACGCTGACCTGGCTGCTCGACACCGGCACCGAACACGCCCGCGCCGACGGGTCCGGCACGCTGGAAGCCCACCACGTGCTGCTCGCGCTCGCCGACGATCCGACCACCGCGCCGCTGCTCGCCGCGGCCGGCCTGGACCATGCGGCGCTGCACCGCGCGCTGGACCGCGAGTTCACGACGAGCCTCGCCGCCGCCGGCGTCGGCGCGGGCACCACCGGGCTGCCACGCCCCGCCGTACGCACCGGGTCGATCGGGCTCGGCGCGTCCACCAAGCTCGCGATGGAACGCGGCTTCGCCGCCGCCACCCGCAAACGCGACGTCACCGCCGCACACGTACTGCTCGGCATCCTGACCGCCGAGGTCGGTACGGTGCCGCGGGCACTGGCGCTCGCCGGGGTCGACCGCGCGGCGCTGGCCCAGCAGGTACGGGACGTGATCGAGGCCCGCCGTGCCGGCCGCTGA